A genome region from Triticum aestivum cultivar Chinese Spring chromosome 2B, IWGSC CS RefSeq v2.1, whole genome shotgun sequence includes the following:
- the LOC123042794 gene encoding endo-1,4-beta-xylanase 4-like — translation MRNFVEKLVLSLLWISLFQGCMVQSVEYDHTASIECLRDPMKPLYKGGIIQNSEFNNGLMGWSTYRNIKAGVGKSASGNRFAVVQGAISSLFSAAGDAAALQSHSVYQKVQMQGDTHYSLSAWLQVSAGTAHVRAVVKAPNGENITAGGIDAQSGCWTMLKGGMTAHAYHSGQGEVFFESDTPVDIWVDSVSLQPFSFDEWDAHARRSAHKVRRSTVKVVVRGPDGQPMPNTSVSIQLLRTGFPFGNTMTKEIISNPAYEKWFFSRFTVATMENEMKWYSTEWNQNQEDYKIPDDMLKMAQKYGVKVRGHNVFWDDQNSQIKWVRPMGVDQLKAAMQKRLKSVVSRYAGKVIHWDVLNENLHFNFFETKLGPNASPMIYQQVGQIDHNAVLFMNEFNTLEQPMDPNGTPAKYVAKIKLIQGYPGNGGLKLGVGLESHFSTPNIPYVRGALDTLAQLKLPMWMTEVDVVKGPNQVKYLEQVLREGYGHPGVQGIVMWAAWHANGCYVMCLTDNTFKNLPVGALVDKLIAEWKTHPTSATTDANGFVELDLAHGDYKLTVNHPSSLATSHTITVDAASSEHTISLKV, via the exons ATGAGGAATTTCGTTGAGAAATTGGTGCTCTCTTTACTATGGATATCGCTGTTCCAAG GGTGCATGGTCCAGTCCGTGGAATATGATCATACGGCCAGTATTGAG TGCCTCCGTGATCCGATGAAGCCCCTCTATAAGGGCGGCATCATCCAGAACAGCGAGTTCAACAACGGCCTCATGGGGTGGTCGACCTACCGGAACATCAAGGCCGGCGTCGGCAAGTCGGCGTCCGGCAACCGGTTCGCCGTGGTGCAAGGCGCGATCAGCTCCCTGTTCAGTGCCGCCGGCGATGCAGCCGCCTTGCAGTCCCACAGCGTCTATCAGAAAGTCCAGATGCAGGGCGACACCCACTACTCGCTCTCAG catggttgcaAGTGTCGGCCGGGACGGCCCATGTGAGGGCGGTGGTCAAGGCCCCCAACGGCGAGAACATCACCGCCGGCGGTATCGATGCCCAGTCCGGCTGCTGGACCATGCTCAAGGGCGGTATGACCGCGCATGCCTATCACTCCGGACAAGGAGAGGTCTTCTTCGAG AGCGACACCCCCGTGGACATCTGGGTGGACAGCGTCTCCCTGCAACCCTTCTCCTTTGATGAATGGGACGCCCACGCCCGCCGGTCCGCCCACAAGGTCCGTCGGAGCACGGTTAAGGTTGTTGTGAGGGGCCCCGACGGGCAGCCAATGCCGAACACGAGCGTCAGCATCCAGCTCCTCCGCACAGGGTTCCCGTTCGGCAACACGATGACCAAGGAGATCATCAGCAACCCGGCCTACGAGAAGTGGTTCTTCTCGCGCTTCACGGTGGCCACCATGGAGAACGAGATGAAGTGGTACAGCACGGAGTGGAACCAGAACCAAGAGGACTACAAAATCCCGGACGACATGCTCAAGATGGCTCAGAAGTACGGCGTCAAGGTGCGCGGGCACAACGTGTTCTGGGACGACCAGAACTCGCAGATCAAGTGGGTGCGGCCGATGGGCGTCGACCAGCTCAAGGCGGCGATGCAGAAGCGGCTCAAGTCGGTGGTGTCGCGGTACGCCGGGAAGGTGATCCACTGGGACGTGCTCAACGAGAACCTGCACTTCAACTTCTTCGAGACCAAGCTGGGCCCCAACGCGTCGCCCATGATCTACCAGCAGGTGGGCCAGATCGACCACAACGCCGTCCTCTTCATGAACGAGTTCAACACGCTGGAGCAGCCCATGGACCCCAATGGCACCCCCGCCAAGTACGTCGCCAAGATCAAGCTCATCCAGGGCTACCCCGGCAACGGCGGCCTCAAGCTCGGTGTCGGCCTCGAGAGCCACTTCTCCACTCCCAACATCCCATACGTCAGGGGAGCCCTCGACACGCTCGCGCAGCTCAAGCTGCCCATGTGGATGACCGAGGTCGACGTCGTCAAGGGCCCCAACCAGGTCAAGTACCTGGAGCAGGTGCTCAGGGAAGGCTACGGCCACCCCGGGGTGCAGGGCATCGTCATGTGGGCCGCATGGCACGCCAACGGATGCTACGTCATGTGCCTCACCGACAACACCTTCAAGAACCTCCCCGTCGGTGCCCTCGTAGACAAGCTCATCGCCGAGTGGAAGACGCACCCGACGTCTGCCACCACCGACGCCAATGGGTTCGTCGAGCTCGACCTCGCCCATGGCGACTACAAGTTGACGGTGAACCACCCTTCTTCGCTAGCCACGTCCCACACCATCACGGTGGATGCAGCGTCATCCGAGCATACCATCAGTTTGAAGGTGTAG